The following coding sequences lie in one Glycine soja cultivar W05 chromosome 16, ASM419377v2, whole genome shotgun sequence genomic window:
- the LOC114388959 gene encoding receptor-like protein EIX2, producing MSCYFLKLFYALLLLLLHAAGSILGFKILPNSAEIKCIESERQALLNFKHGLIDVSGMLSTWRDHDTNRDCCKWKGIQCNNKTGHVVTLHLRGHGRQYLIGEINISSLISLENIEHLDLSYNLFEGSHIPEFMGSFTNLRYLNLSDSSFGGSIPSDIGKLTHLLSLDLGKNFYLQGKIPYQLGNLTHLQYLDLSDNDLNGELPYQLGNLSQLRYLDLAGQNSFSGALPFQVGKLPLLHTLGLGGNFDVKSKDAEWLTNLSSLAKLKLSSLHNLSSSHHWLQMISKLIPNLRELRLFDCSLSDTNIQSLFYSPSNFSTALTILDLSSNKLTSSTFQLLSNFSLNLQELYLGDNNIVLSSPLCPNFPSLLILDLSHNNMTSSVFQGGFNFSSKLQNLYLRSCSLTDRSFLMSSSFNMSSSSSLVSLDLSSNLLKSSTIFYWLFNSTTNLHNLVLYNNMLEGPIPDGFGKVMNSLEVLYLRDNELQGEIPSFFGNMCTLQSLDLSNNKLNGEISSFFQNSSWCNRDIFKRLDLSYNRLTGMLPKSIGLLSELEYLILAGNSLEGDVTESHLSNFSKLEMLSLSENSLSLKLVPSWVPPFQLEYLVIRSCKLGPTFPSWLKTQSSLFGLDISDNGINDSVPDWFWNNLQYMGDLNMSFNYLIGVIPNISVKLPMRPSIILNSNQFEGKIPSFLLQASELILSENNFSDMFSFLCDQSTAAYLATLDVSHNQIKGQLPDCWKSVKQLVILDLSSNKLSGKIPMSMGALINMNALVLRNNGLMGELPSSLKNCSSLIMLDLSENMLSGPIPSWIGESMHQLIILNMRGNHLSGNLPIHLCYLKLIQLLDLSRNNLSSGIPSCLKNLTGMSEQTINSSDTMSLIYGNGKIYVVFNGYIFGGYTLDITWMWKGVERGFKDPELELKSIDLSCNNLMGEIPKEVGYLLGLVSLNLSRNNLSGEIPSQIGNLGSLESLDLSRNHISGRIPSSLSEIDYLGKLDLSHNSLSGRIPSGRHFETFEASSFEGNIDLCGEQLNKTCPGDGDQTTEEGQEPPVKGDDSVFYEGLYMSLGIGYFTGFWGLLGPLLLWRPWRIAYIRFLNRLTDYVYVWLW from the coding sequence atgagTTGTTATTTTCTGAAACTATTTTATGCACTTTTGCTGCTTTTATTGCATGCTGCAGGATCCATTCTTGGATTCAAAATCCTTCCCAATAGCGCAGAAATTAAGTGCATTGAGAGTGAGAGACAAGCACTCCTCAACTTCAAACATGGCCTCATAGATGTCTCTGGCATGCTCTCTACATGGAGGGACCATGACACTAACAGAGACTGTTGCAAATGGAAAGGCATTCAATGCAACAATAAAACTGGTCATGTTGTGACGCTTCATCTCCGTGGTCATGGTAGACAATATTTGATAGGTGAAATCAATATCTCTTCATTGATTTCCCTTGAAAATATTGAACACTTGGATCTCAGCTATAATTTGTTTGAAGGGAGTCATATCCCAGAATTCATGGGCTCGTTCACCAATTTAAGATATCTCAATCTCTCTGATTCTTCATTTGGTGGGAGTATTCCTTCTGATATTGGAAAGCTTACACATTTACTGTCTCTTGATCTAGGTAAGAATTTTTATCTCCAAGGAAAAATCCCTTATCAACTTGGAAACCTTACACATTTACAATATCTTGATCTAAGTGATAATGATCTAAATGGGGAACTCCCATATCAACTTGGAAATCTCTCACAGTTGAGGTATCTTGATCTTGCGGGGCAGAATTCATTTTCGGGAGCACTCCCTTTCCAGGTTGGGAAACTTCCTTTGTTGCACACTCTTGGACTTGGTGGCAATTTTGATGTGAAATCTAAGGATGCAGAGTGGTTGACTAATCTTTCTTCCTTGGCGAAACTTAAGCTAAGTTCACTACACAACCTTTCCTCTTCTCATCACTGGCTACAAATGATCAGCAAGCTTATTCCAAACTTAAGAGAGTTGAGGCTATTTGATTGTTCTCTTTCAGATACAAATATTCAATCTCTGTTTTATTCACCTTCCAACTTTTCCACTGCTCTTACCATCCTGGATCTTTCTTCAAATAAGCTCACATCCTCAACATTTCAACTGTTGTCAAACTTTAGCCTTAATCTTCAGGAGCTTTATCTTGGTGATAATAACATTGTTTTGTCATCTCCTCTCTGCCCAAACTTTCCTTCTCTTTTGATCCTTGACCTTTCCCATAATAATATGACATCATCAGTCTTTCAAGGTGGTTTCAACTTCAGCTCAAaacttcaaaatctttatttgagAAGTTGTAGTCTTACTGATCGAAGTTTTCTTATGTCATCTTCTTTCAATATGagttcttcatcttctcttgtttcCCTTGATCTCTCCTCAAATCTGTTGAAATCGTCAACTATATTTTACTGGCTCTTTAACTCCACCACCAATCTTCATAACCTCGTCCTTTATAATAACATGTTAGAAGGTCCCATTCCAGATGGATTTGGGAAAGTAATGAACTCTCTTGAAGTTCTTTACCTCCGCGACAACGAACTACAAGGCGAGATTCCATCTTTCTTTGGTAACATGTGCACATTGCAGAGTTTAGACCTCTCAAATAACAAGTTGAATGGGGAAATTTCTAGCTTCTTCCAAAATTCTTCATGGTGCAACAGAGACATATTTAAGAGGTTGGATTTATCTTATAACCGGTTGACTGGCATGTTACCTAAAAGCATTGGATTGCTATCAGAGTTGGAGTATCTTATCTTGGCTGGGAATTCTTTGGAGGGTGACGTCACTGAATCCCATCTTTCTAATTTTTCCAAATTAGAAATGTTGTCCCTATCAGAGAACTCGTTGTCTCTGAAATTGGTCCCGAGTTGGGTTCCTCCATTCCAATTAGAATACTTGGTAATCAGATCTTGCAAGTTGGGCCCCACCTTTCCTAGTTGGCTCAAGACTCAAAGTTCTTTGTTTGGTCTTGATATTTCTGATAACGGGATTAATGACTCTGTACCAGACTGGTTTTGGAATAACTTGCAATATATGGGAGATTTAAATATGTCTTTCAATTACCTCATTGGTGTAATTCCAAATATATCAGTGAAGCTTCCTATGAGACCGTCTATAATTCTGAATTCAAATCAGTTTGAGGGTAAAATTCCGTCATTTTTACTACAAGCTTCCGAGCTGATTCtctctgaaaataatttttcagatATGTTTTCATTCTTATGTGACCAAAGCACAGCTGCATATTTGGCCACTTTAGATGTATCACACAATCAAATAAAGGGGCAACTCCCAGATTGTTGGAAATCAGTAAAGCAATTAGTGATTCTTGATTTAAGCAGCAATAAATTGTCAGGGAAGATTCCTATGTCCATGGGCGccctaattaatatgaatgccTTGGTTTTACGAAACAATGGTTTAATGGGCGAGTTGCCTTCTTCTTTGAAGAATTGCAGCAGTTTAATTATGCTGGACCTGAGTGAAAATATGTTGTCGGGTCCAATACCATCATGGATTGGAGAAAGTATGCATCAATTGATAATCTTGAACATGCGAGGAAATCACCTCTCAGGAAATCTACCCATTCATCTCTGTTATTTGAAGCTTATTCAATTGTTGGATCTTTCAAGGAATAACTTGTCAAGTGGAATTCCATCATGCTTAAAGAATTTGACTGGAATGTCTGAACAGACCATCAACTCAAGTGACACTATGTCTCTTATATATGGGAATGGTAAGATTTACGTTGTATTTAATGGTTACATATTCGGAGGTTATACGCTTGACATAACATGGATGTGGAAAGGTGTGGAACGGGGGTTCAAGGATCCAGAGTTGGAGCTCAAAAGCATTGATCTTTCTTGTAACAATTTAATGGGTGAAATACCAAAAGAGGTCGGATATTTGCTTGGGTTAGTTTCTTTGAATCTATCAAGAAATAATTTGAGTGGAGAAATTCCTTCTCAGATTGGGAATTTAGGTTCACTAGAATCACTTGACTTGTCAAGAAATCACATCTCTGGGAGAATTCCATCTTCTCTTTCTGAAATTGATTATTTGGGAAAATTAGACTTGTCACACAACTCTCTTTCTGGAAGAATCCCATCAGGAAGACATTTTGAAACCTTTGAAGCCTCTAGTTTTGAAGGAAATATTGATCTTTGTGGTGAACAACTTAACAAAACTTGTCCTGGGGATGGAGATCAAACAACAGAAGAGGGTCAAGAACCACCAGTCAAAGGTGATGATTCTGTTTTCTATGAGGGATTATACATGAGCTTGGGGATTGGATACTTCACTGGATTTTGGGGCTTATTAGGGCCATTACTACTGTGGCGTCCTTGGAGAATTGCTTACATCAGGTTTCTGAACAGATTAACAGACTATGTATATGTATGGTTATGGTGA